The proteins below come from a single Rosa rugosa chromosome 2, drRosRugo1.1, whole genome shotgun sequence genomic window:
- the LOC133730793 gene encoding uncharacterized protein LOC133730793 — protein sequence MGWAGTLASFHVFKSKDALIEWVRAVRRKNNMVIIIRRSDSGFVGNKKKKRPKIKFCCKRGSDYKRVLKFDAQKFYAKSQKQTDGDSQKKRRPKASGTKKCGCPFALRGINIVEDEWTLEVICGVHNHPPSQSLHGHSYVGRLSKEEHAMLVDMSTSLMRPKDILTTLKKRDKENKTIMKMIYKARRVHRTKVMAGRSQMQYFTYISTCLIVDCTYKTNRYCFPLFEIVGVTSTEKTFSVAFVYMSREVEDNYTWALSRLKTLLRDDCTSSVIVTD from the exons ATGGGCTGGGCTGGGACACTGGCCAGTTTC CAT GTCTTCAAAAGTAAAGATGCATTAATTGAGTGGGTTCGTGCTGTTAGAAGGAAGAACAATATGGTGATTATCATTCGGAGGTCTGATTCAGGATTTGTcgggaataaaaaaaaaaaaagaccaaagaTAAAGTTTTGTTGCAAGCGTGGCAGTGACTACAAGCGTGTTTTAAAGTTTGATGCTCAAAAGTTTTATGCAAAGAGCCAGAAACAAACTGATGGAGACAGTCAAAAGAAAAGGCGTCCTAAGGCTAGTGGTACGAAGAAATGTGGGTGTCCATTCGCATTGAGGGGGATTAACATTGTTGAGGATGAATGGACATTGGAGGTGATATGTGGTGTACATAACCATCCTCCTTCTCAATCCCTTCATGGTCACTCATATGTCGGACGCTTATCTAAGGAAGAACATGCAATGTTAGTGGATATGTCAACTAGTTTGATGAGACCCAAGGATATTCTGACTACTCTCAAGAAACGggataaagaaaacaaaacaattatGAAGATGATATATAAGGCCAGAAGAGTACATCGGACGAAGGTTATGGCTGGGAGATCACAAATGCAAT ATTTTACATACATTTCCACATGTCTTATTGTGGACTGCACCTACAAGACAAATAGATATTGTTTTCCTCTTTTTGAGATTGTCGGGGTGACATCTACTGAGAAGACCTTCAGTGTTGCATTTGTTTATATGTCAAGAGAGGTGGAAGACAATTACACATGGGCTTTGAGTAGATTGAAGACTCTTTTGCGTGATGACTGTACTTCGAGTGTTATTGTGACTGATTGA
- the LOC133734128 gene encoding uncharacterized protein LOC133734128 isoform X1 gives MDEVITAADASINGSKSSIIPYNLPLLSAFLSCALAQFLKLFTTWYKEKRWDSRRMLSSGGMPSSHSSTVTALAVAIGFQDGTGGSTFAIAVVLACVVMYDATGVRLHAGRQAERCMCKLAIPLPARQRVSSTAACIIAWISYLFRAIIVSYMCSLLNQIVCELPPEHPVSSVRPLRDSLGHTPLQVLAGAVLGCIVAYLMCSS, from the exons ATGGACGAGGTGATCACAGCTGCTGATGCTTCCATCAATGGATCCAAGTCCTCCATCATTCCATACAACCTCCCTCTCCTCTCCGCCTTCCTCTCTTGCGCTCTCGCCCAGTTCCTCAAGCTTTTCACCACCTG GTACAAGGAGAAAAGATGGGACTCTAGAAGGATGCTTAGCTCTGGAGGAATGCCCTCGTCACATTCGTCCACTGTGACAGCACTTGCAGTTGCTATTGGTTTCCAGGACGGAACCGGAGGGTCGACATTTGCCATTGCAGTGGTTTTGGCATGTGTT GTCATGTATGATGCTACTGGTGTAAGACTCCATGCTGGTCGTCAAGCTGAA AGATGCATGTGCAAACTTGCTATCCCTTTGCCTGCTAGGCAAAGGGTCAGCTCTACTGCAGCTTGTATCATTGCCTGGATCTCTTATCTTTTCAGAGCGATCATAGTTTCATATATGTGTTCT TTATTAAATCAAATAGTGTGTGAGCTACCTCCAGAACACCCGGTTTCTAGTGTTAGACCTCTACGGGATTCACTTGGTCATACTCCATTGCAG GTTCTTGCAGGTGCAGTGTTGGGATGTATAGTGGCATACCTTATGTGTTCGAGTTAG
- the LOC133734128 gene encoding uncharacterized protein LOC133734128 isoform X2 gives MDEVITAADASINGSKSSIIPYNLPLLSAFLSCALAQFLKLFTTWYKEKRWDSRRMLSSGGMPSSHSSTVTALAVAIGFQDGTGGSTFAIAVVLACVVMYDATGVRLHAGRQAELLNQIVCELPPEHPVSSVRPLRDSLGHTPLQVLAGAVLGCIVAYLMCSS, from the exons ATGGACGAGGTGATCACAGCTGCTGATGCTTCCATCAATGGATCCAAGTCCTCCATCATTCCATACAACCTCCCTCTCCTCTCCGCCTTCCTCTCTTGCGCTCTCGCCCAGTTCCTCAAGCTTTTCACCACCTG GTACAAGGAGAAAAGATGGGACTCTAGAAGGATGCTTAGCTCTGGAGGAATGCCCTCGTCACATTCGTCCACTGTGACAGCACTTGCAGTTGCTATTGGTTTCCAGGACGGAACCGGAGGGTCGACATTTGCCATTGCAGTGGTTTTGGCATGTGTT GTCATGTATGATGCTACTGGTGTAAGACTCCATGCTGGTCGTCAAGCTGAA TTATTAAATCAAATAGTGTGTGAGCTACCTCCAGAACACCCGGTTTCTAGTGTTAGACCTCTACGGGATTCACTTGGTCATACTCCATTGCAG GTTCTTGCAGGTGCAGTGTTGGGATGTATAGTGGCATACCTTATGTGTTCGAGTTAG